From Medicago truncatula cultivar Jemalong A17 chromosome 7, MtrunA17r5.0-ANR, whole genome shotgun sequence, a single genomic window includes:
- the LOC11428916 gene encoding putative metallophosphoesterase At3g03305 has translation MVFMASSTTHNHDRKNCSSMNLFIATIVIAFRIYCCNGETVIEPKGTPDSAVWVVQLSDLHLSVHHPNRALDFTNLVGHALSFINPSLVLITGDLTDGKSKDLLTMKQNEDEWVEYRNVMDGVIERSGLHKSLFFDLRGNHDSFGVPVVGGSFDFFSKYSVNGQLGRNRSVNSVTLETKERKHLFVGIDTTMSAGAGLRGPTNVFGHPTDQLLKDLDLELSHWDSQSEKPVTKISFGHFPLSFSAPSSSGRTLKEVFLKHSISAYLCGHLHSRFGKNLKRHHQLSNRFLSLQNFFQFNVHQNSFESTVNCSIGAPPQEFWEWEIGDWRKSRAIRILAIDRGHVSYVDLDFKSGAKHAIILPTFPLDSRFMQTSSWHHNYECQSVASSSYETIRALVFSASPVESVVARVYDSRYGDLVLVVEAHMTKRADENSRGNLYVAPWNYKAFEDTSPDRFWFQIESNDIMGRSTLTELRPFSINGHSFRLSWSWKEFFVMGCQWASLYYPLLWSALGFMFSFLLVPKALLFFQMNLYTYRNFIANKGVVNGALWILQELCRVPTLWFGWIGYLFYLILFPWFMGQVFTEGKSTVYMTYMGWAVETSNGKGKFEWVGFPDIMVLVLPHILFVVLPAILVTGALTAERAIYRERVLALSGKKKDDIDLNSRRPLLNGNHNSTISTLHLGKRWIRKLLCVVCLAICWKHIMNCRNLVKAYDMNPVLHFLGYGLSIPLLLAYAVSKTRNAQ, from the exons ATGGTCTTCATggcatcatcaacaacacataaTCATGACAGAAAAAACTGTAGCAGCATGAACCTGTTTATCGCCACCATCGTGATTGCGTTCAGAATTTACTGCTGCAATGGAGAAACAGTGATAGAGCCAAAAGGAACACCTGATTCAGCTGTTTGGGTTGTTCAGCTTTCCGATCTTCATCTCAGCGTTCATCATCCAAACAGAGCCCTTGATTTCACCAATCTTGTGGGTCACGCTCTTTCCTTCATCAACCCCTCCCTCGTCCTCATCACCGGTGACCTCACAG ATGGTAAAAGCAAGGATTTGCTAACAATGAAGCAGAATGAGGATGAATGGGTGGAGTACCGGAATGTGATGGATGGTGTTATTGAGAGAAGTGGACTTCACAAGAGTTTGTTCTTTGACCTCAGAGGAAACCATGATAGTTTTGGTGTTCCCGTTGTTGGTGGTTCCTTTGATTTCTTTTCCAAATACAGTGTTAATGGACAATTGGGCAGAAATAGGAGTGTCAATAGTGTCACCCTTGAG ACTAAGGAGCGGAAACATCTCTTTGTTGGGATTGATACCACAATGTCAGCTGGAGCTGGCTTACGAGGTCCAACTAATGTTTTCGGGCATCCCACAGATCAATTACTAAAGGATTTGGACTTGGAACTCTCACACTGGGATTCTCAGTCAGAAAAACCAGTCACCAAAATATCCTTTGGGCACTTTCCACTCTCATTTTCTGCACCCTCTAGTTCTGGAAGAACCTTAAAAGAAGTTTTCCTAAAGCATTCCATATCAGCCTACCTGTGCGGGCATCTTCATTCTAGGTTTGGCAAGAACTTAAAGCGGCACCATCAGTTGAGTAATCGTTTCTTATCCCTGCAGAATTTTTTTCAGTTTAACGTACATCAAAATTCTTTTGAAAGCACTGTAAATTGTTCAATCGGAGCCCCTCCACAAGAGTTTTGGGAGTGGGAGATAGGTGATTGGAGAAAGAGTAGAGCCATTCGAATTTTAGCCATTGATAGAGGTCATGTTTCGTATGTCGATCTTGATTTCAAATCAGGGGCCAAACATGCAATTATATTGCCCACATTTCCTTTAGACTCTCGCTTCATGCAGACATCTTCTTGGCATCATAACTATGAATGCCAATCTGTGGCCTCTTCATCTTATGAGACAATTCGAGCTCTGGTATTTTCTGCTTCTCCAGTTGAGTCTGTTGTGGCTAGGGTCTATGATTCACGATACGGAGATCTTGTTTTAGTTGTAGAAGCCCATATGACCAAGCGTGCTGATGAGAATTCCAGGGGGAACCTCTATGTGGCGCCATGGAATTACAAAGCCTTTGAGGATACTTCTCCTGATAGATTTTGGTTTCAAATTGAATCAAATGACATCATGGGCAGATCAACTTTGACAGAGTTAAGGCCATTTTCTATTAATGGTCATAGCTTCAGGCTTTCTTGGAGCTGGAAGGAGTTTTTTGTCATGGGATGTCAATGGGCCTCCTTATATTACCCATTATTATGGTCTGCTTTGGGCTTTATGTTCTCCTTTCTTCTTGTTCCAAAAGCTCTCCTTTTTTTCCAAATGAATTTATACACTTACAGGAACTTTATCGCCAATAAAGGCGTAGTAAATGGTGCATTATGGATTCTCCAGGAGCTCTGCAGAGTTCCGACATTATGGTTTGGTTGGATAGGATACCTGTTCTATCTTATATTGTTCCCCTGGTTTATGGGGCAAGTTTTTACTGAAGGAAAAAGTACGGTGTACATGACCTATATGGGTTGGGCTGTAGAGACTTCTAATGGAAAGGGGAAGTTTGAATGGGTTGGATTCCCAGATATTATGGTGTTGGTTCTTCCTCATATATTATTTGTGGTTTTGCCTGCAATTTTGGTCACTGGTGCTTTGACTGCTGAACGAGCAATTTACCGGGAACGCGTGTTAGCATTATcaggaaagaaaaaagatgatATTGATTTGAACTCCAGAAGACCTTTATTAAATGGCAACCATAACAGCACAATATCCACTCTCCACCTTGGCAAGCGATGGATTCGGAAGCTTCTTTGTGTGGTTTGCTTGGCAATATGTTGGAAGCATATTATG AATTGCAGAAATCTTGTAAAAGCTTATGATATGAACCCAGTACTCCATTTCCTGGGTTATGGTCTTTCAATCCCCTTGTTATTGGCATATGCTGTCAGCAAAACCAGAAATGCTCAATGA
- the LOC11426053 gene encoding chromatin assembly factor 1 subunit FAS1, producing the protein MQIDTTVHTTPPPPPLPPPQDPTPNRPKSNPRKRKKEVNSRTPEEKQAQIETLEKELEGLFAYYRGVLAQKVVIDLKQCGGSRNVVVAALMEESELPLSKLVDEIYEKVNCEVANAGIVLAEGVNSALVKSSVLFVGQRMMYGVPNADADILEDHSDSCLWCWETREVKLLPKSVRGELVIRRTCRKKIHDRIMAVSEMIASLKKQESEPNYSQNLIKASKKLSKTSTEADIRVIVEGLLQKNNEDMDKKKANQEEKLLIKQLDRNRREAEKEKEKEKEKESLQRELQTETIAIETSSKLSQGEAKTDEKCWEQRKQQKKLAEEAEKDQRRREKEEAELKKKRSLQKQVSIMERFLKRSKPNPSVQSDKVSTEPTASDLLSSKNESVSMSATLSMDSVLASSSDIKPEDLRKSHFHSWHSLGQSIRSNRKQRWGLRQNPKTEAFNKLKLTDTKSAIHEDELGTEKDADRLGESSPDGNSCSMNADSTHLDAKKYYRGRQLLQFDNTPRPAFYGFWPVKSHVVGGRHPLRKDPSVDYDVSSDEEWEEEEPGESLSDCEKDCEKDEEECQEESSKSDGESEDGFFVPDGYLSDDEGAQLDRMETDVGLEEVDSSSCSKDDIETEEFCALLRQQKYLNNLTEHALRKNNPVIIANFVYDKELSLLDHSINGTPKQEQMCLQALRMYTIPGGSYIELELSTDKMQEEDQEASPSTGKGAATPLPDLAAIPDTDLPIIVTTIQNCSQGINKVLGSLQQKFPSASKSSLRIKVREVSDYVDNRWQVKKEVLAKLGLTVKSEKSSGGPRSIAAFFSKRCLPPGGESGKPCETSPQPSLKSYSAIHDPQDSRSHEI; encoded by the exons ATGCAAATCGACACCACCGTCCATACCACTCCTCCACCCCCACCACTGCCACCACCTCAAGATCCAACACCAAATCGCCCCAAATCCAACCCTCGAAAGCGAAAAAAGGAAGTTAATTCGCGGACTCCCGAAGAGAAACAAGCACAAATCGAAACCCTAGAGAAAGAGCTTGAAGGGTTGTTTGCTTATTACAGAGGGGTTTTGGCTCAGAAAGTTGTGATTGACCTTAAGCAATGTGGGGGTTCGAGAAACGTTGTGGTTGCGGCTTTGATGGAGGAGAGTGAGCTTCCGTTGTCTAAGCTTGTTGATGAGATTTATGAGAAGGTGAATTGTGAAGTGGCGAATGCGGGTATTGTGTTGGCGGAAGGGGTTAATTCTGCTTTGGTGAAAAGTAGTGTGTTGTTTGTTGGGCAAAGGATGATGTACGGAGTTCCCAATGCTGATGCTGATATTTTGGAAGATCATTCTGATTCATGTCTTTGGTGTTGGGag ACTAGGGAGGTTAAATTGTTGCCGAAATCTGTTCGAGGAGAGCTTGTTATTCGACGCACTTGTCGGAAAAAGATCCACGACAGGATCATGGCTGTATCTG AAATGATTGCGTCACTGAAGAAACAAGAAAGCGAGCCTAATTATAGTCAAAACTTAATCAAGGCCTCTAAAAAGCTGAGTAAAACTTCTACTGAGGCTGACATTCGTGTGATAGTTGAAGGCTTGTTGCAGAAAAACAATGAAGACAT GGATAAGAAAAAAGCAAACCAAGAAGAAAAATTGCTAATTAAACAGTTGGATAGAAATAGAAGAGAAGctgagaaagaaaaagagaaagagaaagaaaaagaaagccTACAGCGTGAACTGCAAACAGAAACAATTGCCATT GAAACAAGTTCAAAGTTGTCCCAAGGTGAGGCAAAAACTGATGAGAAATGTTGGGAACAGaggaaacaacaaaagaagCTAGCAGAGGAAGCAGAAAAAGATCAGCGGCGTCGGgaaaaagaagaagctgaattaaaaaagaaacgTAGTTTACAAAAGCAAGTCTCAATTATGGAGCGTTTTCTGAAAAGAAGTAAACCTAATCCCTCTGTTCAGAGCGACAAAGTTTCAACTGAGCCCACTGCATCTGATTTGTTAAGCAGCAAGAATGAAAGCGTGTCTATGTCAGCTACTCTTTCAATGGATAGTGTTCTTGCATCAAGTAGTGATATTAAGCCTGAGGATCTTCGCAA GTCACACTTTCATTCATGGCACTCTTTAGGACAATCAATTCGCTCAAACAGAAAACAGAGATGGGGTTTACGACAGAATCCCAAGACTGAAGCTTTTAACAAACTTAAGCTCACAGATACTAAATCTGCAATTCATGAGGATGAGTTAGGCACCGAAAAGGATGCAGACCGATTAGGAGAAAGTAGTCCAGATGGTAATTCATGCTCAATGAATGCAGACAGTACCCATCTTGATGCCAAGAAGTACTATCGGGGAAGGCAATTATTGCAGTTTGATAATACTCCTAGACCAGCCTTTTATGGTTTTTGGCCCGTTAAAAG TCATGTTGTTGGAGGACGTCATCCATTAAGGAAGGATCCAAGCGTTGATTATGATGTCAGCAGCGATGAGGAATGGGAAGAG GAGGAGCCTGGTGAAAGTCTTTCAGATTGTGAGAAAGATTGTGAGAAAGATGAAGAGGAATGTCAAGAGGAAAGTTCAAAATCTGATGGAGAAAGTGAAGATGGATTCTTTGTACCAGATGGATATCTCTCAGATGATGAG GGTGCACAATTGGACCGAATGGAAACAGATGTTGGCCTTGAGGAGGTTGATAGCTCATCTTGCTCAAAGGATGACATAGAGACTGAGGAATTTTGTGCTTTACTTCGACAGCAGAAATATCTAAACAACTTGACAGAGCACGCTCTTCGTAAAAATAACCCTGTGATCATAGCAAATTTTGTTTATGACAAGGAGCTTTCATTATTGGATCACAGTATTAACGGAACTCCTAAGCAGGAGCAGATGTGCTTGCAAGCCTTGAGAATGTACACAATTCCTGGTGGTTCATATATAGAATTAGAATTATCCACTGATAAAATGCAAGAAGAAGACCAAGAAGCCTCCCCCTCTACTGGCAAAGGTGCTGCTACTCCACTGCCTGATTTGGCTGCCATACCAGACACTGATCTGCCTATAATT gTGACCACTATCCAGAATTGTTCTCAGGGCATAAATAAAGTGTTAGGGTCTTTGCAGCAGAAATTTCCTTCTGCATCAAAATCATCACTAAGGATTAAAGTGCGAGAAGTATCGGACTATGTCGATAACCGTTGGCAG GTGAAGAAAGAAGTATTGGCTAAGCTTGGCTTGACAGTTAAATCTG AGAAGAGCAGTGGGGGGCCAAGAAGTATTGCTGCATTTTTCTCTAAAAGGTGCTTACCACCTGGAGGTGAAAGCGGGAAACCTTGTGAAACATCGCCACAGCCATCTTTGAAGTCATATTCTGCCATCCATGATCCTCAAGACAGCAGATCACATGAAATCTAG
- the LOC11436721 gene encoding phosphoglycolate phosphatase 1A, chloroplastic, translating to MMLRSSSTIAATSVGVCHTQRLWSHSVTLNYRLSQFAGNPLLSNSAFVKWKRNIGSSNKNNRFRMATKALAQPLQNADELIDSVETFIFDCDGVIWKGDSLIEGVPETLDMLRSKGKRLVFVTNNSTKSRKQYGKKFETLGLNVNAEEIFASSFAVAAYLKSIDFPKDKKVYVIGEDGILKELELAGYQYVGGPEDGGKKIELKPGFLMEHDEDVGAVVVGFDRYFNYYKVQYGTLCIRENPGCLFIATNRDAVTHLTDAQEWAGGGSMVGALVGSTQREPLVVGKPSTFMMDYLANEFGISKSQICMVGDRLDTDILFGQNGGCKTLLVLSGVTTLPVLQSPNNSIQPDFYTNKISDFLSLKAAAV from the exons ATGATGCTTAGGAGCAGCAGTACTATAGCAGCTACTAGTGTTGGTGTTTGTCACACTCAAAGATTATGGTCACATTCGGTTACCTTAAACTATAGATTATCTCAATTTGCTGGTAACCCTTTATTGTCGAATTCTGCATTTGTTAAGTGGAAAAGAAACATTGGTAGTTCCAATAAAAACAATCGttttagaatggcaacaaaagCATTGGCACAACCGCTTCAGAATGCTGATGAGCTCATCGATTCTGTTGAGACTTTTATCTTTGATTGTGACG GAGTTATATGGAAAGGTGACAGCTTGATAGAAGGAGTGCCTGAAACACTTGACATGCTTAGATCAAAG GGAAAAAGATTGGTTTTTGTCACCAACAATTCAACTAAGTCTAGGAAACAATATGGAAAGAAGTTTGAAACACTTGGCCTGAATGTCAACGCG GAGGAGATTTTTGCATCATCTTTTGCAGTTGCTGCGTATTTGAAATCCATTGATTTCCCAAAAGATAAAAAG GTTTATGTCATTGGAGAAGATGGCATCTTGAAGGAGCTTGAGCTAGCTGGATATCAGTATGTTGGTGGGCCG GAAGATGGCGGGAAAAAGATCGAGCTTAAGCCAGGGTTCTTGATGGAGCATGACGAAGAT GTTGGAGCAGTTGTTGTGGGATTTGATCGCTATTTCAACTACTATAAAGTCCA GTATGGAACTCTGTGTATACGTGAAAACCCTGGATGTCTTTTCATTGCTACAAACAGAGATGCTGTTACTCATCTCACAGACGCTCAAGAATGGGCAG GTGGGGGCTCTATGGTTGGTGCTCTCGTTGGATCTACTCAACGCGAACCACTAGTTGTTGGAAAACCCTCAACTTTCATGATGGACTACTTAGCAAACGA GTTTGGCATTTCAAAGTCACAAATATGTATGGTTGGGGACAGATTAGACACTGACATTTTGTTTGGACAAAATGGTGGCTGCAAAACTCTACTTGTCCTCTCAGGTGTCACCACACTGCCGGTGCTACAGAGTCCAAACAACTCCATACAACCAGACTTCTATACCAACAAAATTTCAGATTTTCTTTCCCTAAAGGCTGCAGCTGTATGA